AGGTCACGGAGGGCGCTCTCCACGGCCTGGAGGGTCCGCCGGTCGTCGAGCAACTGGGCGTGGCTCTCGTCGATCAGGCGGAACGCCTCGTCGTCCTCGCCCTCGTTCACCGCCCGCATGATGGCCGTCGCCGTCCGATGGCCGTGACCGGGCACCAGCGCGAGAAACGCGCGCAGGGCCCCGGCGTGGAGCGAGGTGTAGGTGCGGTAGCCGTGGGCCGTGCGGTCGGCGGCCGGAAGGATGCCGGCCTCCTCGTAATTCCTGACCGCCTGCGTGGACAGACCGTGCCCGCGCGCCAGATCGATCGGCCTGAGTCTCACACCGCTTTGAAGGTTTCGTCCCACGAAGCCGATGATATCGCGCGAAAGTTTCCACCGAAGGTTCAACGATAGCGTTCAAGGCATGGCTACCGACATCGAGGAAACCACCCATGCCGTCGAGGCTGCCGCCGTCATGCGACTGCTTCCGGCCCGGCCCCGGATGCTCGCGCTGGGCGAGCCGACCCACGGCGAGGACACGCTGCTCGACCTGCGCAACGAGCTCTTCCGGCAGCTCGTCGAGCAGGAGGGCTACGGGACGATCGCGATCGAGAGCGACTGCATGACGGGCCTGCTCGTCGACGACTACGTCACCTCGGGCACCGGCACGCTCGACGCGGTCATGGAACACGGCTTCAGCCACGGCTGGGGCGCCTCCGCGGCCAACCGCGAGCTAGTGCGCTGGATGCGCGCCCACAACGACGACCGGCCCGCGTCCGAGCAGCTCCGGTTCGCCGGTTTCGACGGCCCGCTGGAGACTGCCGCCGCCGCAAGCCCCCGGCAGGCCCTCACCGCACTCCACGGCTGCCTCACGGCCCTGGTGGACGCGGACCTGCTCCCCTGCACCGCGGAGACACTCGACCGCCTGCTCGGCGCCGACGAACGGTGGACCGATCCCGCCGCGATGTGGGACCCCTCCCGGTCCGTGGGGCAGTCGGCCGAGGCCAAGGAGCTGCGGCTGCTCGCCGACGATCTGGTGGCGCTGCTCGACGCGCACACCCCGCACCTGATCACGACGGCCTCGCGGGACGACGGGGACCGGGCGCGCCTGTACGGGCGCACGGCGACCGGCCTGCTGCGCTACCACCACTGGATGGCCGACGGCTCATCGGCCCGCCTGGCCCGGCTGGTGGGCCTGCGGGACCAGATGATGGCCGACAACCTCCTCGCCGTCGCCGCCCGGGGCCCGGTACTCGTCCACGCCCACAACTCCCATCTCCAGCGGGAGAAGAGCACGATGCGGATGGGCGGGATGCCGTTGGAGTGGTGGAGCGCCGGTGCGCTGGTGAGCGCCCGGCTCGGCGAGGAGTACGCCTTCGTGGCCACGGCCCTCGGCACGATCCGGCACCAGGGAGTGGACGCGCCGCCGCCGGACACCGTCGAAGGACTCCTGTACGCGCTCCCGGAGGAGCGCTGCGTCATCGACCCCGCACGGCTGTCCACCGCCCTCGGCGACACGCTGCCCGCGCCCCGTGTGTCCCCTTGGTTCGGTTACGCCCCGCTCGACCCGGCGCACCTGGCGGGCAGCGACGGCATCGTCTTCGTGAAGGACGTCCCGCAGACCCCGTGCGACGCTCAGCAGTAGAGCCGTTGACGACCGGGGGTTCGCCTGGATCAGGCCGGATCAGCGAGCCCGGCCTGATCCGAACGAGGCGCTGCCCTCACGCAGGCGGAACCCCGTGACGAGGTCGGGGCTGATCCGGACAGCGCCCGATGCGGTGCCGGCAGCCCAGGGCTGCAGGAGGTGCGCGTACCGCTCGATCTCGCCAGGTTCGGTGACCGCGGTCGCGTAACCGGTGGCGACCACGCTCCACCCCAGGTGGTCACCCGGATCGATGTCGTCGGCCTCGTAGGCGACGACCACGGCTGTGCCCTCCTCGGCGGAGAGCAGGGCGGCGAGCGTCGATCCGTCCTGGACGCGGACGATGATGTCGCCGGCATCGAGCACGTGGTTGACCGGGCGCACGGCGGGCAATGCGTGCCGGGTGAAGACGATCCGGCCCAGTTCGACGGTGCCGAGCAGGTGCAGCGCCTCGTCGGCACCGAGCTCGTCCATCTGCCGTCCCGGGATGCCCGCGGCAGGCGGACCGGCGGTCGCAGCGACCGGGTGGTTCTTCATCGTGGACGTCCTTCGTCGGGCGGGCAGGCCATCTGCTGCCAGGATCTCCGGCGAGCCGGGGGACAGGCATGGGCCGGTCGGACCCCGGACGGGACCACAGGACCCATGCCCGGGGACGGCGGGCAGGCCGAGACCGAAGACGGACTCGACAGGAGGCCGTTCAGCGGAAGTCTCCGCTGATCACCTCCGTACTCCGGGCGGTCGAGGGTGTCATGGACGTCCGTATCGAACTGGACGGAGCCGTCACCGCCTGAGGAAGGGAACCGCTGCCGGAGTCCGGTGCGTGGTCCGGCTGTCCCGCCCACCCGGTGCGTTGCGCACCGTGCTGGGATAATGCGGAAGGCAGGACACGCACGCACCGAACCAGGGGCCGCCATGTCCGACGATCCGAACGTCTCCGCCGAGGCACCGATCAAGGTGTTCCTGCTCGACGACCACGAGGTCGTCCGACGGGGGCTGCGCGACCTCCTCGACGCCGAGCCGGACATCAGCGTCGTGGGCGAGGCCGGCACGGTCGCGCAGGCGCTGGCCCGCGGTCCGGCCCTTCGCCCGGATGTCGCCGTACTCGACGTGCGGCTGCCCGACGGCGACGGCATCACCGTCTGTCGCGAGCTCCGCGCACGGATGCCGGGCCTGGCCTGTCTGATGCTGACCTCGTTCGACGACGAGGACGCCCTGCTGGACGCGATCATGGCCGGTGCGGCCGGGTACGTGCTGAAGCAGATCAAGGGCTCCGACCTGGTCTCCGCCGTACGCACGGTCGCCACCGGGCAGTCCATGCTGGACCCCGCGACCACCGCGCGGCTGATGCGGTCCCTGCGCACCCCCGAAGCGGCGAAGGAACCGGGGGACGACCCCCTGGCGGCCCTGTCCGAACGGGAGCGGGCCGTCCTCGAACTCATCGGCGACGGCCTCACCAACCGGCAGATCGCCAAGCGGCTCTATCTGTCCGAGAAGACGGTCAAGAACCACATCTCACGGCTCCTGGGCAAGCTCGGAGTGGAGCGACGGATCCAGGCCGCGGTGATCGTCGCCCACGTGCACGAGCACGATGCCGTACACGAGCACGATGCCGGGACGGCACAGCGGTAGGACGGCGACCGTCACCGCACGGGCGGGACCACGGGTACCCGCCATTCCAGGCGCGTGCCCCGCTCCCCGTCGCCCCGTGCCGCGACCTCCATCCGGCCGCCCAGCCGTTCGGCACGTGCGGCCAGGTTCCGCAGCCCGCTGCGCCGGCCTCCCTCGGGCAGGCCGATGCCGTTGTCGGTCACGGTGACGGTCAGAGTCCCGTCGGCGGCGGCGATCGCGACCTCGGCCCGGGTGGCCTGGGCATGGCGGGCGACATTGGTGAGGGACTCCCCCACCACGGCCAGGACCTCGTCCGCGACGGCCGACGGTACGTCGGTGTCGATCAGCCCCTCCATGCGCAGGGCCGGGGCGAATCCGAGAGCCGCTGCGGCCTCGTCCAGGGCCTGGACCGTGCGGGAACGCAGCGTGGACGCCTCGCCGGGGGTGTCGTGCTCGCGGAGTCCGAAGATGGTGGACCGGATGATCTTGATGGTGGCGTCGAGGTCGTCCACGGCGCGGGAGAGGCGTTCGGACGCCTCGGGGTGGTCGACGAAGCGCTGGGCGCTCTGGAGTGTCATCCCCGTGGCGAAGAGACGCTGGATGGCCAGGTCGTGCAGGTCGCGGGCGATGCGGTCGTGGTCCTCCAGCAGGCTCATCTGCTCGGCGTCGCGACGCCGGTCGGCAAGCTCCAGCGCAAGGGCTGCCTGACCCGCGAACCCCGGCAGCGCGGCGACCTCCGCACTGGCGAACACGGGGCGGCCGTGGCGCCGGGCCAGGATCAGGACGCCGCTCAGCTTCTCCTCGGTGCCGACGGTCACGGCCACCGCAGGACCGAACCCCGCCCACCTCTCCGGCTGTACGGTGACGCGCGCGTCGGTCGCCACGTCGGGGACCGTGATCAGGCCGTCGCGGGCCGGCACGGCCTCGGCCAGGGTGCCCCGGGTGCTGGGCAGGACGATCCCGCGATGCGCCTCGGCTCCCTCCCCGAGGGCGAGCGAGCCGCGCAGTTCACCGGCGGAGCCGAGCAGATAGAAGACGCCCATGTCCGCGCCGGTGATGTCCTTGGCCCGGTCCAGCATGCCCTCGAGAACCTCGTGCTCGGGCGCTCCCGAGAGCAGGGCGCTGGTGATGTCGGAGCCGGCCTCCAGCCAGCGCTCGCGCAGCCGGACCTCCTCGAAGAGCCGGGCGTTCTCGACGGCGATGCCGGCCGCGACGGCGAGGGTGGACAGGACTGCTTCGTCCTCGGCGTCGAACTCGGCTCCGCCGTGCTTCTCGGTCAGATAGAGGTTGCCGAAGACCTCCTCGCGGACCCGGATCGGGACACCCAGGAAGGAGTGCATCGGCGGGTGATGGGCCGGGAAGCCGTACGAGGCGGGATGCTCGGACAACTCCGACAGCCGGAGCGGCTCCGGGTGGCGGATCAGCTCGCCGAGGATGCCGTGGCCGGAGGGCAGGTCGCCGATCCGGGCGCGGAGCTCGTCGCTGACGCCCACGGGAAGGAACTCGGCCAGCTTCTTGTCGGTCCCGATCACGCCGAGGGCCCCGTACTCCGCGTCCACGAGTACGACGGCGGCTTCGACGATGCCCTGCAGGACCTGGGGCAGGTCGAGTTCCCGGCCGACCGACATGACGGCCTCCAGCAGGCCGTTCAGCCGGTCGCGCGTGCCCCTCACCTCGTCGATCCGCACCTGGAGTTCGTCGAGCAGCTCGTCCAGCCGCAGTCGCGGAACACCGCTCGGGGCGGGCCGGTCGCCTGCGCTCATGCCCCACCTCCTGCCGCCCTACCCGGCGGGCCCGTCCGGTCGGATGATGACGGTCGGGCACGGGGCGTGGAGCGCCGCCTGCTGGCTCACCGAACCGAGCAGGGCCCGGCGGAAGCCACCGCGACCACGGCTGCCCACGACCAGCATGTCCGCCCCCTCTGCGGCGTCCACCAGGGCCTGGGCCGGGTTGCCGCGCACCAGGCTCTCGTGCACCCAGCGCAGTGCGGCCCGGGACGAGGGGGACCCGTCGACTCCCACCACGATCCGGGGAGCCTCCTGCTGCCTGTCCATCCCGATTGCACCCTTCCGACGACTGGTACATCCACAGTGTGCGAACGCGGAACGCGGCGCCACGCGAGACGGTCAGGGCCCCCGCTCCCCCTGTCCGGCGTCCGGGCCGCCGGAGGGCGGCCCGCCGTGGCGGCCCTCGGGCAGCCGGAACCATCGCTCCTGGCCTGCCGCGACACGTTCCTGACGGCCGCCGGGCAGCACCAGGGTCACCGGGGCCAGGAGCGACGACGGGACGCTGAGGCCGAGCCGGCCCGGCTTGAACCGGATCCGGATGTCCGGGTGTCCGAGGTAGCAGACCGAGAACGAGGAGGCGGGCACCTCGGAGAGTGCCACCGGGGTGACGTGCAGGCCGTCGTCGCGGAGCTCGAGTCCGACGATGCCGCGCTCGACGAGGTCGAGGGTGCCTCCCATGGCTCCCAGGTGGATCCCTTCGCCGGTGGTGCCGCCCTGGACGTCGGTGATGTCACTGAGCAGGGCTTCCTGGCAGTAGCGCCAGGCGTCCGGGCCCTGCTCCCGGGCGAGGACCCAGCCGTGCACGAGGCTGCTGAGCGTGGAGCCGTGGCAGGTGCGGCGCAGGTAGTGGGCCACTGTCCTGCGCCAGAGCTCGTCGTCGAGGCGGTGCCCGAGCCGGCCGAACAGTTCGCCGAGTTCCGAGGGGCGGAAGAGGTACCCGAGCATGAGGGTGTCGGCCTGCTTGGACGCCTGGTACCGGTTGGGTGTGTCGCCCTCGGCCTCCAGGATGCGGTCCAGGCGGCGGATGTCGTGGTAGCGGGCGCGGTAGCCGTCCCAGTCGAGCTCGGCGAGGTCTCCGTAGCCGTGGAACTGGCTGATCACGCCGTGATGGAACGGCACGTACAGGCGGTGCGAGACGTCCTCCCAGGAACGGAGGTCGTCGGGGCCGATGCCGAGGTGTGTGAGGAGCTCGGCGCGTCGGGCTGCCGGGAGTTCCCCGTACAGGTCGAGTGCGCGGGCGAGCACCCACGCGGCGGTGACGTTGGTGTAGGCGTTGTCGTCGATGCCGGGTCCGGCGGCGTCCGGGTAGGCGTCGTGGTATTCGTCCGGGCCGACGACGCCGCGGATCCGGTAACGGCCGAGGCCGGTGTCCCAGGCCGCCGCGTCGGCCCAGAAGAGGGCTGTGTTCAGGAGGAGTTCGGCGCCCGGGCCGTGCATGAAGCCGATGTCGCCGGTGGCCTGCCCGTATTGCCACACGTTCCAGGCGACGGCCGAACCCACGTGGTGCTGGAGGTCGGAGTGGTCCGGCAGCCAGCGGCCGGAGTGCGGGTTGAGGTGCAGCTTCTGGGTCTCCTCGACTCCGGAACTGCCGCTCTGCCACGGGAACATCGCGCCCCTGCCCCCGGCCCGACGGGCGGCCTCACGGGCCGCGGCCAGCCGCCGGTGCCGGTACATCAGCAGGGCCCGAGCGGTCCCGGGGAGGTGGCGGGTGAGGTAGGGCAGCACGAACAGCTCGTCCCAGAAGACGTGTCCCCGGTACGCCTCGCCGTGGAGGCCGCGGGCCGGGACGCCGGCGTCGAGCTCCGCGGTGTGCCGGGAGAGGGTCTGCAGCACGTGGAAGGTGTGCAGGCGCAGCACCTCTCCGGTGTCGCCGGGTACCTGCAGCTCCCCTTCGCTCCAGAGGCGCCGCCAGGACGCCCGGTGGGAGGCCAGCAGGGGGGAGAAGTCCGGGGCGTGCGCGGCGCATTCGATGCTCCGCCGTACGGGGTCGGACAGAGGCCGGTCGAGCGAGGTGCACAGGGCGGCGGTCTTCACGACGACGACGGGGGCGGCCCGTTCGATCGGCAGGGCGAACGTCTGTGTGGCGGTGGTGGCCGTGCACGTCCTGTCGGCGGGCGCCGGAGGGCGTGCCGACGTACGGACCGCGAACCCGATCCGTATCCGGGAGGCAGTGGTGGTGCAGCTCAGCCAGGCGGTGCCGTCCGCTTCCACCCCGGCCCGGTGCTCGGCGAGATGCTGTCCGGCCAGGGCCCGGTAGCGCTCGACTCCGGAGTTGGTGACGTCTCCGTCGAGCACGGACGCGACCTCGATCCTGCCGCGCCAGCCGTACGCCCTGAACGCGGTGTTCTGGGCCGCGAGATGCGGGTCGCCCATGTGGACCAGGCGGGTGTGGGTGACTCCCAGGCGGCGGCCCTCGGCATCGCCGTACAGCAGGCGGCGGACGAGCGTACCGGCGCGCAGGTCGAGCGCGACGTGGCTGTGGCGCAGAGTGGGGTGATCCGGCGTGAGCCAGTCGCCGGGCGGTGCTCCCTCGGGCAGACAGCGGTACCGCAGGGCGGTCCAGTCCGGAAGGCGGACCAGGTCCTCGTTGGAGACCGTTCGTCCGCCGACGGAGGAGGTGAGGCGGTCGTAGCAGCCGGCGAGGTAGGTGGCCGGGTAGTGGATGGTGTCGGCGACGGTCTCGGGGGCTGCTCCGCGGGTGGCGAAGCGGCCGTTGCCGAGGGTGCACAGGGACTCGACCAGCCGCTCGGTCCCGGGGTCGTAGCGGTGGTACTCCCAGCGCCAGGGTCTGTTCACGGGCGGTCGCCTCCGAGTGCGGCGGACAGTCCACCGAGGTCGGGGAGGACGAGATGGGCGCCGTGTGCGCGCAGGGCGTCCGTCATCCGGGGGTCGCCCTCGCGGTTGAGCCCCACCACCAGGCGGAAACCCCCTCGGTGCCCCGCCTCGACGCCGACGAGGGCGTCGTCCACCACCGCGGTGTGTGCGGGGGTGGCGCCGAGGCGGCCGGCGGCTTCGAGGAAGAGGGCGGGGTCGGGTTTGCCCGGCAGGGCGAGTGCGGCTGCGTCCCGGCCGTCCACCACCTCGTCGAAGCAGCCGATCAGACCGGCGGACCGCAGGAGGGCACGGGCATGCCGGGAGGCCGAGACGGCCGCGCACCGGACCTCCGTCTCCCGCAGGCGCCGGAGCGCGGGCCGGACGTCCTCGAAGCCGGCGACGCCGTCGGTCCGCACCGCGCGGGTGAAGATCTCCTCCTTGCGGGCGGCGACCGCGTGGACGGTGGCGCATCCGGGCGGATCCTGCGGCGTTCCTGGAGGGAGGCCGATGTGGCGGGAGCCGAGGAAGGCCCGTACGCCGTCGAGCCGGGACCGGCCGTCGACCAGGTCCCGGTAGTCGCGTACGGCGTCGAACGGGCGCGGCCGTTCCCCGGAGGCCGAGGGCCGCCACGCGCGGAGGCAGCCGTCGAAGGTCTCCTTCCAGGCGGCGGCGTGGCGGACTGCCGTGGCCAGGAGCACACCATCGGTGTCGAACACGACCGCACGCAGGTCGTTCATGAGTCGTGCACCACGCGACGGCCGGTGATCCGGACGGGGGTGAGCTTCATCCAGTGGTTGCGCGGGCCGCCGGCCCAGGGCTCGGACCGCGCCGCGGCGTCGAGGTGGTGAAGCCGGTCCGGCTCCGTGACGGCCGCCAGTTCACCCACGGCGAGCACACTCCAGCCGCCGGCCGTCACGTCGTCGATGTTGTCGATCTCGAAGGCGGCCTCGGTCCCTGCCGCTCCGGCCGCGACGGACCCCGCAGAGGTACGGAAGGTGATGTCGGGGCCCGCGACGAGGTAGTTGACGGGGAGGACGGCCGGGCCTTCGGCGGTGAACACCGCGAGGCGGCCCACGCCGTGCGTGTTCAGCAGCCGGCGGCAGTCGGCCTCGTCCAGGGATTCGAGCGCGGTGTCGCGCCGGGCGGTGGCCCGGCCGGCGACGAGGTCGGCGTTCGTGCCGACCAGGTCGTCGACAGTGATGCCGAGGGCGTCGGCCACCCGGACGAGAGTGCCGATGGCGGGACGAGCGGCGTGTTCCTCCAGGTAGGCGATGTAGGTGCCGTCGACATCGGACTGCCGGCCCAGTTCCTCGCGGCTCAGGCCGAGGGCGTCGCGTCGGGCTGCCAGGCGGCGGCCCAGGTCGGTGCGTCCGGTCGTCTCGCCGGACTGCCGCGGTGGGGGGCTCGGCATGCTCTTCACGGCACTCACTGCTCCTGGGGCGGTACGGCGACCGTGTCGTGCTGGGGTCCGCCGAGCACGACCTTGAGGGCGCCGGTGTCGCGGGCGCGGGAGAAGACGTCGTACGCCTCCTCCATCCGGTCCAGCTCGAAGCGGTGGGTGATCAACTCGGCCCCGGGCAGACGGCCGGCGGCCGTCATGCGCAGCAGCATGGGGGTGGAGTAGGTGTCGACGAGCCCGGTGGTGATGGTGACGTCCTTGATCCACAGGTCTTCGAGGTGGAGGACAGCGGGCTTGCCGTGGACGCCGATGTTGGCGACCCGGCCGACGGGTCGCACCATCCGGGTGCACATCTCGAACGCCTCGGGCACACCGACGGCCTCGACGACCACGTCCGCCCCGAGTCCGTCGGTCAGGTCCTCCACGAGCCGCTCGGGCTCCTCGTCCGCGCTGACGGTGGCATCGGCACCGAGCTCGCGCGCGGCGGCGAGCCGGGACGGGGCGAGGTCGACGGCGACGATCCGCCCGGGGCTGTGCAGCCGCGCGGTGGCGATCACGGCCAGCCCGATCGGTCCGGCACCGACCACGACGACCGTGTCGCCCGGGCGCACGTTCCCGTTGAGCACGCCGACCTCGTACGCGGTCGGGAAGATGTCGGCGAACAGGACGGCGTCGGGGCCGGCCAGGGTGCTGGGCAGAGGGTGGACGGAGAGGTCCGCGAAGGGGACGCGTACGTATTCGGCCTGGGTGCCGTCGATGGTGTGGCCGAGGACCCAGCCGCCGCCCCCGCGGCACTGGCCGTAGTGCCCTTCGCGGCAGAAGCGGCACCGGCCGCAGGCGGAGATGCAGGAGACCAGGACGCGGTCGCCGGGGCGGACACTCCGGACGTCACCGCCGGTCTCGACGACGGTGCCGACGGCCTCGTGGCCCAGGATCCGGCCGGGCTCCACCTCGGGTACGTCGCCCTTGACGATGTGCAGGTCGGTGCCGCAGATGGTGACGGCGTCGACCCGGACGATCGCGTCGGCGGCGTCCTTGACGGAAGGGTCCGGGACGTCCTGCCAGGAGGTCTCTCCGGGCCCGTGGAAGACGAGGGCCTTCATGGCGCGGCCTTCTCTCTGTGTGCCGTACGGAAGGGGTCACCGCCAGGGTGTGCCCGCGCCCCTCCGTCCCGCTTGGGCCGGTCGGCCCCTGCCGAGGACCGGTCGGGTCCCTCCTGACAGGCCGTTCCGGTCCGATGACGAAGACCGGCACCGGTCCCGCGAGGAAGCTGCCGCGATGTCCCGGTGGGACCCCGTCCCCGGCCCGCAACCTCGTCGGCTGCGGACTCTTCCAGGGTGTCGCGGACCTGCGCCGCCGCAACCGGGCCACGCTGCACGTCTCACGGCGAGGCTGCCCCAGAGGGCGGCCGGGCGTGGGGTGCGAGAGCGGTGATGGCCGCCGGGGAGACGGCGAGGCCGAAGCCCGTGAAGAGTTCGAAGCGGGCGAGGGTACGTCCCAGGGCATGGGCCGGGGCGAGGCAGACCACGGACACCGCGGCGACGGCCGGGGCGCCCCAGCCGTGTCCCAGGGAAGTGGCCGCGAGGAAGCCGAGGTAGGACACGGTGAGTACCACGCCGGACTCCGGCGTCACACGACATGGCCCCGGTGTTCCGTAGGACCCTGGCTGTCAGTGGCCGTTGGGATACTCGGCGGACACGGCACACCCAGGAGGACCCAGTACCCATGACCGACAAGCAGCAGGCACCGACCGCCGCCGAGCTTCACGAGCTGATGAAGGAACTGCACACTGTGCAAGGACGGGTGCAAGACACCTACCTGCGGCTGTGGTCAGCTCCGGAGACATGCGATGTCGCCTACCAGATCGAGGACGCGGCCGGAGACATCCGCCGCGCCTGGGAGGCGCTGGAAAGGATTTCAGGAAGCTTCACCCGCGTCTACGTCATTCCTGGAACCGAGAGCCTGTGCGGAGTGCCGTGGGGTGTCTGCCCGGACCACGGGAACACCCTTCGCGTCAGAGGCAGGAAAACCTGGTGCACGGTTGCGGAGTGCTCACACAAGTGGGCCTACGACAAGCTCAGCAACCCATGCGCCGAGCCCGTGACCGAAACGGTCACGGACGCTCGTGGAAAGTCGTTTCTGGCCTGCCGGGCACACGCGAGGGACGCGGAGAAGCGGTTGTAGGGCCTCGCCGGTCCGGTCCGGTCCGTGCTGGCTGACTGCAGCCTGAGGCGTCGGCTACCCGGCGGCGTCTGTGGGAGGAGTTGCAACGGGTCCGGGACCGGCTCAACCGTGAGGGCACGCTGCCGGTCCACGGCGCCCGCGTCACCATCACTCCCGACGGTGAGACGACCCTGACCCGCGGGTCCTGGTCCGTCACCCTGTAGCCAGGATCAGCCATCGGCCCACCGCGGGCATGCACACCAGGCCCACGACGACGCCGATCGTCATGGCGACGCCGGATCTTGGTGGTGGCTGGCATGGCGTCAACGGTGCGGGCGTGCCTCCGCACCGGGTGCGTCGGTTGACGGACACCGTCAACCGACGACGTCAGCGGCCGTCCGGTCGGTGATGATGAGGGGGTGACCTTGAGGATCGACATCAGCGAACTGCCGCCCGAGCGGCTGCGGTTCGTCGCCTCCCCGCTGGCAGAACTGACCGCGATGCTGCACGTCCTGGCAGAACCGGGCCATCATCCGCAGTTCTCCGACTGGGCCGCGGACGTCCGGGCGGGGATGCGGCCGGAGCTGGCCGAGCGGTTGCGGGAGGCGGAGTTCCTCTGGCGTTCCTCACAGGCCGACTTCCTGCTCCCCGCGCGGCCCCGGCCGACCCTCGTCGAGGAGCTGGACGACGTGGACCGGATCGACGACGAGTCGTACGTGACCGCCGCGCTCGGCACGACGTGCGGCAGCAAACGGGTCCCCGTCGCCTCGCCGTCACCGCTCACCGACGCGACCGCGCGCCGGCGGGCCCTGCACCTGGCCCAGGCCCGTGGCGCACGGCAAGAGGCATTCTCGGAGCGGCTGTTGGCGGATCCGTCCGCGGTACGGGAGCGGGTGCGCCACACCCTCGAACAGTGCGCCGACGCCTTCTTCGACACCGCCTGGACCAGCGCAGCCGCGCAACTCGCCACCGACCTGCGCCTGAAGAACGACCTGCTGAGGCGCCAGGGCATCGGGGCGGCCCTCGCATCGGTCTCCGGCTCGGTCACCCTGTCACCGGACGGCGACCACATCGTCGTGGACAAGCTGCAGGACAGGGCGACCGCCGCCCACACCAACGGGGTCACTTTCATCCCCAGTGTCTTCGGCCGCCCGCACCTGGTGGTGGTCCACGCGCCCGGTTGGCAGCCGGTGGTCCAGTACCCCGTCGCCGAGCCCGGGCCGTCCGAGCCGGTGTCGCTGGAAACGGTCACCCTGCGGCTGGAGGCTCTCGCCCATCCGGTACGGCTGCGCCTCCTGCGCACCCTGGCCCGCGGCCCGCACACCACCGGCGAGCTGGCCCACACCTGGGAACTCTCGCCCCCGGAGGTGTCCCGCCACCTCGCCGTCCTGCGCCGCGCGGGCCTGCTCACGGCCCGACGGCACGGCCGCTACATCCGCTACACCCTCAATCTGCCCGATCTGTCGGCGCTGGGCGCCGACCTGCTGGCGGCCGTTCTGCGCTGAGCGCGTGCGGCCTTCCCGGCACGCGGGGCGCTCACCGCCTGACCCGTGGCATCCCCAGACCGATCCAGGAGATGATCTCCCGCTGGATCTCGTTGTTGCCGCCGCCGAAGGTGAAGATGACGGCCGACCGGTAGCCGCGTTCGAGTTCCCCGTGCAGGACCGCACCGGCCGAACCCTCCTTGAGCGGGCCCGCCGAGCCGACGATCTCCATGAGCCAGGCATAGGCGTCCCGGCGCGCCTCGGAGCCGTACACCTTCACGGCCGACGCGTCGTGCGGGGTGAGGGTGGCGTGCTGGAGTGCCGACACCATCTGCCAGTTGAGGAGCTTCATGGCGTCCAGGCGGGTGTGCGTGCGGGCCAGCCGGGAGCGGACCCAGCCGAGGTCGATGACCCGGCGGCCGTCGGCCAGCTTCGTTTCCGCGGCCCAGCGCTGGACGTTGTGGAGCGCGCGTACGGCCATGGTGCCGTGGGCGGCGAGTGTCACGCGTTCGTGGTTGAGCTGGTTGGTGATGAGCCGCCAGCCCTTGTTCTCCTCGCCGACGCGGTGGGAGACGGGGACCCGGATGTCCTCGTAGTAGCTCGCGGTGGTGTCGTGCGAGGCCAGGGTGTTGATCACCGTGCAGGAGTATCCCGGATCGCTCGTCGGCACGAGCAGCATCGTGATG
The Streptomyces sp. NBC_00234 DNA segment above includes these coding regions:
- a CDS encoding universal stress protein; protein product: MDRQQEAPRIVVGVDGSPSSRAALRWVHESLVRGNPAQALVDAAEGADMLVVGSRGRGGFRRALLGSVSQQAALHAPCPTVIIRPDGPAG
- a CDS encoding erythromycin esterase family protein: MATDIEETTHAVEAAAVMRLLPARPRMLALGEPTHGEDTLLDLRNELFRQLVEQEGYGTIAIESDCMTGLLVDDYVTSGTGTLDAVMEHGFSHGWGASAANRELVRWMRAHNDDRPASEQLRFAGFDGPLETAAAASPRQALTALHGCLTALVDADLLPCTAETLDRLLGADERWTDPAAMWDPSRSVGQSAEAKELRLLADDLVALLDAHTPHLITTASRDDGDRARLYGRTATGLLRYHHWMADGSSARLARLVGLRDQMMADNLLAVAARGPVLVHAHNSHLQREKSTMRMGGMPLEWWSAGALVSARLGEEYAFVATALGTIRHQGVDAPPPDTVEGLLYALPEERCVIDPARLSTALGDTLPAPRVSPWFGYAPLDPAHLAGSDGIVFVKDVPQTPCDAQQ
- a CDS encoding sensor histidine kinase yields the protein MSAGDRPAPSGVPRLRLDELLDELQVRIDEVRGTRDRLNGLLEAVMSVGRELDLPQVLQGIVEAAVVLVDAEYGALGVIGTDKKLAEFLPVGVSDELRARIGDLPSGHGILGELIRHPEPLRLSELSEHPASYGFPAHHPPMHSFLGVPIRVREEVFGNLYLTEKHGGAEFDAEDEAVLSTLAVAAGIAVENARLFEEVRLRERWLEAGSDITSALLSGAPEHEVLEGMLDRAKDITGADMGVFYLLGSAGELRGSLALGEGAEAHRGIVLPSTRGTLAEAVPARDGLITVPDVATDARVTVQPERWAGFGPAVAVTVGTEEKLSGVLILARRHGRPVFASAEVAALPGFAGQAALALELADRRRDAEQMSLLEDHDRIARDLHDLAIQRLFATGMTLQSAQRFVDHPEASERLSRAVDDLDATIKIIRSTIFGLREHDTPGEASTLRSRTVQALDEAAAALGFAPALRMEGLIDTDVPSAVADEVLAVVGESLTNVARHAQATRAEVAIAAADGTLTVTVTDNGIGLPEGGRRSGLRNLAARAERLGGRMEVAARGDGERGTRLEWRVPVVPPVR
- a CDS encoding pyridoxamine 5'-phosphate oxidase family protein, which gives rise to MKNHPVAATAGPPAAGIPGRQMDELGADEALHLLGTVELGRIVFTRHALPAVRPVNHVLDAGDIIVRVQDGSTLAALLSAEEGTAVVVAYEADDIDPGDHLGWSVVATGYATAVTEPGEIERYAHLLQPWAAGTASGAVRISPDLVTGFRLREGSASFGSGRAR
- a CDS encoding response regulator transcription factor, whose translation is MSDDPNVSAEAPIKVFLLDDHEVVRRGLRDLLDAEPDISVVGEAGTVAQALARGPALRPDVAVLDVRLPDGDGITVCRELRARMPGLACLMLTSFDDEDALLDAIMAGAAGYVLKQIKGSDLVSAVRTVATGQSMLDPATTARLMRSLRTPEAAKEPGDDPLAALSERERAVLELIGDGLTNRQIAKRLYLSEKTVKNHISRLLGKLGVERRIQAAVIVAHVHEHDAVHEHDAGTAQR